One genomic window of Solanum dulcamara chromosome 12, daSolDulc1.2, whole genome shotgun sequence includes the following:
- the LOC129877799 gene encoding asparagine--tRNA ligase, cytoplasmic 1-like yields the protein MSVDSSPPVDKLTLNDAVEEAKFSQRVPIRSIVGRPDGGAGLAGNVVKIGGWVKTGREQGKGSFAFLEVNDGSCPGNLQVIVDASVHKLGDLVLTGTCVHVEGELKLPPEGAKQKVELRVQKVLSVGTVDAAKYPLPKTKLTLEFLRDVVHLRSRTNTISAVARIRNALAYATHTFFQNNGFLYIHTPIITTSDCEGAGEMFQVTSLISEAEKLEKELKENPAPSESDIKAAEQVVKEKGEVVAQLKASRSSMDKTDPNIADINKKISAAVAELQRAKENLLKLQERSKLGERYRLSAGIPKKDGKVDYSEDFFGRQAFLTVSGQLQVETYACALSSVYTFGPTFRAEQSHTTRHLAEFWMVEPEIAFADLQDDMNCAEAYVKFLCQWLLDHCLDDMEFITKFVDKDALSRLRMVASSSCHRITYTEAIDILEVAAKVKKFENKVEWGIDLASEHERYLTEEHFKAPVIVFNYPKGIKAFYMKVNEDKKTVAAMDLLVPKVGELIGGSQREEDYKVLRSRILDMGLPLEPYEWYLDLRRYGTVKHSGFGLGFERMILFATGIENIRDVIPFPRYPGRADL from the exons ATGTCAGTCGATTCATCGCCGCCGGTGGACAAACTCACCCTAAACGATGCCGTAGAGGAGGCCAAATTCTCCCAACGCGTCCCGATCCGTTCAATCGTCGGGCGTCCTGACGGCGGAGCTGGACTCGCCGGAAATGTTGTCAAAATCGGTGGTTGGGTTAAAACAGGACGAGAACAAGGCAAAGGTTCCTTCGCTTTCCTCGAAGTGAATGACGGTTCATGTCCGGGGAATCTTCAAGTAATCGTTGATGCTTCAGTTCACAAGCTTGGTGATTTGGTACTTACAGGTACTTGCGTACATGTGGAAGGTGAGTTGAAGCTGCCTCCTGAAGGTGCGAAGCAGAAAGTTGAGCTTCGTGTCCAGAAAGTTCTATCTGTGGGTACCGTTGATGCTGCTAAGTATCCATTGCCGAAGACTAAGCTGACGCTTGAGTTTTTAAGGGATGTTGTTCATCTTCGATCCCGAACAAACACT ATCTCTGCCGTTGCAAGAATCCGTAATGCCTTAGCTTATGCCACCCATACATTCTTCCAAAACAATGGTTTTCTTTACATCCACACCCCAATCATCACAACAAGTGATTGTGAGGGTGCTGGCGAGATGTTCCAAGTTACTAGTTTGATAAGTGAAGCTGAAAAATTGGAGAAGGAGCTGAAAGAGAATCCTGCTCCTTCAGAATCTGACATTAAAGCTGCTGAGCAAGTTGTCAAAGAGAAAGGTGAGGTAGTTGCTCAGCTAAAAGCTAGTAGGTCGAGCATGGACAAAACTGATCCTAATATTGCGGACATCAACAAAAAAATCAGTGCTGCAGTTGCTGAGCTACAAAGAGCTAAAGAGAATCTCCTGAAGTTGCAGGAGAGATCTAAATTGGGAGAAAGATATAGACTCTCTGCTGGTATTCCTAAAAAGGATGGAAAGGTTGATTACTCTGAGGATTTCTTTGGACGACAAGCTTTCTTGACAGTGTCTGGCCAACTCCAAGTTGAAACCTATGCATGTGCACTTTCTAGTGTGTATACGTTTGGACCAACTTTTCGAGCCGAACAGTCCCACACTACTCGGCATCTTGCAGAGTTCTGGATGGTGGAGCCTGAAATTGCTTTTGCTGATCTCCAG GATGATATGAATTGTGCTGAGGCGTATGTGAAGTTTCTGTGTCAGTGGTTACTGGACCATTGCCTTGATGACATGGAATTTATTACTAAATTTGTAGATAAAGATGCTCTGAGTAGACTTAGAATGGTTGCCTCATCGAGCTGCCATCGGATAACTTATACAGAAGCCATAGATATTCTCGAGGTAGCAGCTAAAGtgaagaaatttgaaaataaagtagaatgggggattgacttagcatctGAACATGAAAG ATATTTGACCGAAGAGCATTTTAAGGCACCTGTTATTGTGTTCAACTACCCAAAAGGGATAAAAGCATTTTACATGAAGGTGAATGAAGACAAGAAGACAGTTGCTGCCATGGATCTGCTTGTACCAAAG GTGGGAGAACTAATTGGAGGAAGCCAAAGAGAAGAGGATTATAAGGTCCTCAGATCAAG GATACTGGATATGGGTCTACCACTAGAGCCATATGAGTGGTATCTGGACCTGAGGCGCTACGGCACTGTCAAACACAGTGGTTTCGGTTTAGGCTTTGAGCGAATGATTCTGTTTGCCACCGGGATAGAAAACATTCGGGATGTCATTCCCTTCCCTAGATATCCAGGGAGAGCCGATCTTTAA
- the LOC129876246 gene encoding polypyrimidine tract-binding protein homolog 3-like, giving the protein MTEPSKVIHVRNVGHEISENDLLQLFQPFGVITKLVMLRAKNQALLQMQDIAAAVNAIQFYSNFQPSIRGRNVYVQFSSHQELTTVDQNAQGRGDEPNRILLVSIHHVLYPITVEVLHQVFSPHGIVEKIVTFQKSAGFQALIQYQLPQTAISARNSLQGRNIYDGCCQLDIQFSNLDELQVNYNNERSRDYTNPNLPSEQKGKSPQQGYGDAGAMYSLQGSGPRGVGFPQMGNAAAIAAAFPSGLPPGISGTNDRCTVLVSNLNPDRIDEDKLFNLFSIYGNIVRIKLLRNKPDHALVQMGDGFQAELAVHFLKGAMLFGQRLEVNYSKHPNIITGPETRDYSNSNLNRFNRNAAKNYRYCCSPTKMIHLSSLPQDMTEEEIVAHLEEHGPIVNTKLFEMNGKKQALVLFDNEEQATEALVCQHATSLGGSIIRISFSQVQSI; this is encoded by the exons ATGACTGAGCCGTCAAAGGTCATTCATGTTCGCAACGTAGGCCACGAAATCTCAGAG AATGACTTGCTTCAGCTATTTCAGCCCTTTGGAGTCATTACCAAACTTGTAATGCTAAGGGCAAAAAATCAG GCCCTTTTGCAAATGCAAGACATTGCTGCAGCTGTAAATGCCATACAATTCTATTCAAATTTTCAGCCCAGCATAAG GGGGAGAAATGTTTATGTACAATTTTCATCTCATCAAGAACTGACAACCGTGGATCAGAATGCACAAGGGCGAGGAGATGAG CCTAATCGAATTCTCTTAGTTTCGATACATCACGTGCTATATCCTATAACTGTGGAAGTGCTGCATCAAGTTTTTTCACCTCACGGAATTGTTGAGAAGATCGTGACGTTTCAGAAGTCGGCCG GTTTTCAAGCTTTAATTCAGTACCAATTACCCCAGACTGCTATTTCTGCTAGGAACTCTCTCCAG GGGCGTAATATATATGATGGCTGCTGTCAGCTTGACATACAATTCTCAAA CCTGGATGAATTGCAAGTGAACTACAATAATGAACGCTCGAG GGACTACACCAACCCAAATCTACCATCAGAACAGAAGGGCAAATCTCCTCAA CAAGGATATGGAGATGCAGGAGCCATGTACTCATTGCAAGGTTCTGGGCCTCGTGGAG TTGGATTTCCTCAG ATGGGAAATGCTGCAGCTATTGCAGCTGCCTTTCCTAGCGGTTTGCCCCCTGGCATAAGCGGGACAAATGACAGGTGTACTGTTCTTGTATCTAATTTAAATCCAGAT AGAATAGACGAGGACAAGCTTTTTAATCTGTTCTCCATTTATGGAAACATTGTTAGAATTAAACTCTTACGGAATAAACCGGATCATGCTCTGGTTCAAATGGGTGATGGCTTCCAGGCAGAGCTGGCTGTGCACTTTTTGAAG GGTGCCATGTTATTTGGCCAGCGGTTGGAAGTCAACTATTCAAAGCACCCAAATATTATTACCGGACCAGAGACACGCGACTACTCGAACTCAAATCTCAATCGTTTTAACCGGAATGCTGCTAAAAACTACAGGTATTGTTGCTCTCCTACCAAGATGATCCATCTATCAAGCCTGCCACAGGATATGACGGAAGAAGAGATAGTGGCTCATTTGGAGGAGCATGGTCCCATTGTGAACACAAAGCTTTTCGAAATGAATGGGAAGAAGCAGGCTCTTGTTCTTTTCGATAACGAGGAGCAGGCAACTGAGGCACTGGTGTGTCAACATGCTACATCCCTTGGCGGATCGATCATTCGGATTTCGTTTTCTCAGGTACAAAGTATCTGA